The following coding sequences lie in one Xiphias gladius isolate SHS-SW01 ecotype Sanya breed wild chromosome 24, ASM1685928v1, whole genome shotgun sequence genomic window:
- the sdhaf3 gene encoding succinate dehydrogenase assembly factor 3, mitochondrial isoform X1: MAASAHVSRVRSLYKRILVMHRFLPIDLRALGDQYVKDEFRRHKRSSPEEVKSFMTEWEQYKDTLQTQVLESAGEQFSSVKFGANLSEGKFSEFQDEQIGQLYELMLESTKPNRQFDIQEDSK; the protein is encoded by the exons ATGGCAGCTTCTGCTCATGTCTCCAGAGTCCGCTCATTGTACAAGAGGATTCTGGTCATGCACCGGTTCCTCCCGATAGATTTAAGAGCCCTCGGTGACCAGTATGTGAAAGACGAGTTCAGAAGACACAAACGTTCATCACCAGAGGAGGTGAAGAGCTTCATGACAGAGTGGGAG CAATACAAGGACACCCTGCAAACTCAGGTACTGGAGTCAGCGGGGGAGCAATTCAGCTCAGTCAAGTTTGGAGCCAACCTGTCAGAGGGGAAATTCAGTGAATTCCAGGACGAACAGATCGGCCAACTGTATGAACTCATGTTGGAGTCCACTAAACCCAACAGACAGTTTGACATCCAGGAGGACAGCAAATGA
- the sdhaf3 gene encoding succinate dehydrogenase assembly factor 3, mitochondrial isoform X2, whose translation MHRFLPIDLRALGDQYVKDEFRRHKRSSPEEVKSFMTEWEQYKDTLQTQVLESAGEQFSSVKFGANLSEGKFSEFQDEQIGQLYELMLESTKPNRQFDIQEDSK comes from the exons ATGCACCGGTTCCTCCCGATAGATTTAAGAGCCCTCGGTGACCAGTATGTGAAAGACGAGTTCAGAAGACACAAACGTTCATCACCAGAGGAGGTGAAGAGCTTCATGACAGAGTGGGAG CAATACAAGGACACCCTGCAAACTCAGGTACTGGAGTCAGCGGGGGAGCAATTCAGCTCAGTCAAGTTTGGAGCCAACCTGTCAGAGGGGAAATTCAGTGAATTCCAGGACGAACAGATCGGCCAACTGTATGAACTCATGTTGGAGTCCACTAAACCCAACAGACAGTTTGACATCCAGGAGGACAGCAAATGA